The segment TCAAGTCGAAGTCTCAATGTATTAGCCAaatattctaaatatttttatttgaaattctaatattCGAGTGACGGAATAcatgtgttttgaaaacttacattttccattatttaaaacttttaccaaaaataattattgtgtatgtgtaattacacttttttttttttgaatatgtaATTGCATTTGATTAGGAACTTCATTTTCTTCCAAtgcatttgttttgtatttccaCGCTTAAtctgagaattttttttttttgggtaagaaaaaaattccttctagacatttttaattgaaaaacttaTATCACTAACCTTTTTGTACTAACAAACTCTAGCAAGCTTCCAATCAGATTGACAGAATCTAATTTGATGTATCATGTGAAAACCCAAGAAAAGTCATCATTGACGTTGGAGTTAATGGTCAATACAACCATCCACGAATCTAAATCCTCTTTCCTTAGGAACAAAGGCACAGTCGgtattaaaataaatgtatttaaggtttttctttataaataatGTATTCTAATGTTGCCACCAAAACGTTTTCAGGCTTCTCAGAATGAGGAAGGAGTATCTATTTTATTGGTGGAGGCTGATCATCAGCCCCGCCAAAACCAATGAGTTGCTTAGcatggaactgtcgtgggcttgggaacctacgTATAGTGAGAGAGCTCGGGGAGATAGTacgggcaaaagatccctcttTAGTGTTCTTAGCCGAGACACTAACAGATGAAGCAAGGCTAGAATTTGTTCAAGGTAGTTTAGGGTTTGATCATAGATGGGTGGTTCCGAGAGTGGGCAGAAGTGGTGGATTGGTTCTTTTTTGGAAGGCTTCGGTGAAACTAACGGTGGTGGGATCATGCAAAAACTATATTGATGCTTTTGTTGATAAAGGTGAAGAGAGTGAGTGGAGGATAATGGGGTTTTATGGTGAGCCAGAGACGGCTAACAGGATTGAGGCATGGAACAAACTTAGGTGTCTTAATTCCCACCCAATTTGTCCATGGCTGTGTTTGGGCGACTTCAATGAAATTGTCAGACAAGATGAAAAGGTGGGGGGTGCTTTAAGGTCTCATAATCAAATGCAGCTTTTTAGAGACGTTTTGGATGAGTGCGGCTTTATGGACTTGGGATTTGTGGGTCCAAAGTTCACTTGGGCAAGACACTATGAAGACGGTAGCTCTATTTGGGAAAGATTGGATAGAGGCTTGGCCACAAACAATTGGTTCCTTAAATTTTCGGGATCGAGGGTACATCACTTGCATTGTGATTCCTCCGATCACCAACCCATCCTTGTTGTCTTTTCGGGTTTGGAACATCCTAAGAGGAAGAAACCATTTAGATTCGAGGAAATGTGGCTTTCTAATACCAGTTGTGAAGAGGTTGTCAAAGCCGCTTGGTATTGCACTAGTGGGGCCGAAGATGGGAGAGATGTTTTGAATAAAGTGGAGAAGTGTGGTAAGGATTTAAACTGGTGGAATAGGAATGTTTTTGGAAATGTCTGAAGGGAGCTAGAGAAAGCTAAAAAAATGCTCATCAAGGCAGAAAGGGAGGCCATTCTCAGTGGTAATAATTTTCAAGTAAGGCATTTGAAGGCTGAAATTGAGGTTTTGCTTGATAGGAAAGCCATCATGTGGCAACAACGGTCCAGATTGTTATGGGCAAGGGAGGGGGATAGAAATACTAAGTACTTTCACAGTTGTGCGACAAGGAGGCATCGAAAAAATTTGATTGAGAGTATTAGAGATGATGATGGGGTGTGGAGAGTCCAACAAGAGAAGATAGGTGCAGTTTTAGTTGATTATTATAAGTCACTCTTTGCATCCACGGATCAAAGTGTGACTCCAAGTGTATTGGAATGTGTGCCAACAATGATTATGGATGAGATGAATGAAGTATTGTGCTGCAAGTTTGAAGAGAGTGAAGTGACCAAGGCGTTGAATCAAATGGCGCCTCTCAAAGCACCTGGACCAGATGGAATGCCTCCCCTTTTTTACCAGCATTTTTGGGGCACTGTTAGTCATGATGTCACCTCTTCCATTCTGATGTGGTTGAACTCAGGTACCTTACCCACTCCTTTAAATCATACCTTTATAGCTCTTATACCAAAGGTTAATTCACCCGAATATGCAAATCAATTTCGCCCTATTAGCTTTGTAATGT is part of the Quercus robur chromosome 9, dhQueRobu3.1, whole genome shotgun sequence genome and harbors:
- the LOC126701201 gene encoding uncharacterized protein LOC126701201, encoding MSCLAWNCRGLGNLRIVRELGEIVRAKDPSLVFLAETLTDEARLEFVQGSLGFDHRWVVPRVGRSGGLVLFWKASVKLTVVGSCKNYIDAFVDKGEESEWRIMGFYGEPETANRIEAWNKLRCLNSHPICPWLCLGDFNEIVRQDEKVGGALRSHNQMQLFRDVLDECGFMDLGFVGPKFTWARHYEDGSSIWERLDRGLATNNWFLKFSGSRVHHLHCDSSDHQPILVVFSGLEHPKRKKPFRFEEMWLSNTSCEEVVKAAWYCTSGAEDGRDVLNKVEKCGKDLNWWNRNVFGNV